The following proteins come from a genomic window of Anopheles ziemanni chromosome 3, idAnoZiCoDA_A2_x.2, whole genome shotgun sequence:
- the LOC131287249 gene encoding endoribonuclease CG2145-like → MRTLQIGAIVLLCLALAIDAQWFGKKKQEEDPNVALLSYAPVDPSVTPPSTTAAGPTPSTTPIPTTTTKKGFFGKLFGGGSKKEEKVTTTTTTTTTTTTPATPTTKKTGFFGGLFGKKDKTSTTTVAPSTTTKAGTTVKPGTVTTAKSAVAPTVTTAKSVLPVAGGPSTTPKPVSTASTTTTTPTTTVTTPKSKDAFPALPTSRSGSPTPAPVPTSTVANAWTRTPPTVPPAAGGKSGVSFVPTTPGTAGAKVSSTPASASTVSEGPASDEELMALSELLFTKDTNSPSKHVTINYQKQTSSFVNTDEAPNPFLTVDEAKIYAIPTIEKMHALFNNYELDTMTNEYVTPLEKKEENDFVDALLATNVMRQAMLFLQKKGIVTADPKTHHELLKTIWFTLYSRGNGKIGSSGFEHVFLNEVSNGTMIGLHNWLYVYDMEKAGRIDYKGWNKKMELGTKGEIAKVRLTFDNLQKPSNSLFVGTSPELEIALYTVCFQTRPDKECPLAVNGKPFTIKTFTFRYRGKNLIGGAWPNI, encoded by the exons ATGCGGACCCTTCAGATTGGAGCTATTGTTTTGCTGTGCCTAGCATTGGCTATAG ATGCACAATGGtttgggaaaaagaaacaagaagaGGATCCCAATGTGGCCCTTCTTTCATACGCCCCGGTGGATCCCAGTGTAACACCTCCCTCAACAACGGCAGCAGGTCCCACCCCGAGCACCACTCCGATTCCGACCACGACGACAAAGAAGGGTTTCTTCGGTAAACTCTTTGGCGGTGGTTcgaagaaggaagagaaggtCACGACTACGACCACTACTACCACAACCACAACTACGCCTGCGACTCCTACGACGAAGAAGACAGGTTTCTTCGGCGGACTCTTTGGAAAGAAGGATAAGACTTCCACCACGACCGTTGCACCATCGACAACGACGAAGGCGGGCACGACGGTGAAGCCAGGAACGGTCACAACGGCAAAAAGTGCCGTTGCTCCGACGGTAACGACCGCAAAATCTGTCTTGCCTGTGGCCGGAGGACCAAGCACGACCCCGAAACCGGTATCAACGGCGTCGACCACGACGActacgccgacgacgacggtgacgaCTCCCAAGTCAAAGGATGCCTTCCCTGCTCTTCCCACGTCTCGCAGTGGTAGTCCCACACCGGCACCTGTGCCAACTTCAACCGTTGCCAACGCGTGGACACGTACGCCACCAACTGTTCCGCCTGCCGCCGGTGGAAAGTCTGGTGTAAGCTTTGTACCGACCACCCCTGGAACGGCTGGTGCCAAGGTCAGTAGCACCCCGGCATCCGCCAGTACGGTCAGCGAAGGACCGGCCAGTGATGAGGAACTGATGGCTCTGTCCGAGTTGCTGTTCACCAAGGACACGAACAGCCCGAGCAAACATGTAACTATCAACTACCAGAAGCAGACTTCTTCCTTCGTCAACACGGACGAGGCACCGAATCC ATTCCTTACGGTGGACGAGGCCAAGATCTACGCCATTCCTACGATCGAGAAAATGCACGCCCTGTTCAACAACTACGAGCTGGACACGATGACCAACGAGTACGTGACGCCGCTGGAGAAGAAGGAAGAGAACGATTTCGTCGATGCGCTGCTGGCCACCAACGTGATGCGCCAGGCCATGTTGTTCCTGCAGAAGAAGGGCATCGTGACGGCCGACCCGAAGACGCACCATGAACTGCTGAAGACCATCTGGTTTACGCTTTACTCGCGCGGCAATGGCAAGATTGGTAGCTCCGGATTCGAGCACGTGTTCCTGAACGAAGTGAGCAATGGTACGATGATCGGTCTGCACAACTGGCTGTACGTGTACGATATGGAGAAGGCTGGCCGTATCGACTACAAGGGTTGGAATAAGAAGATGGAACTTGGCACG AAAGGAGAAATTGCAAAGGTCCGCCTAACGTTCGACAATCTGCAGAAACCATCGAACTCACTATTCGTTGGCACGTCGCCTGAGTTGGAGATTGCACTGTACACCGTGTGCTTCCAGACCCGCCCAGACAAGGAGTGTCCGCTGGCGGTGAACGGAAAACCGTTCACGATAAAAACCTTCACGTTCCGCTATCGGGGTAAAAATCTAATCGGAGGAGCTTGGCCAAACATCTAA
- the LOC131284200 gene encoding estradiol 17-beta-dehydrogenase 11-like, whose protein sequence is MVDNADVSPYRWADPVPLKTSVQRARELFELVLNVVLFLFESVPLWWEALVGCFVAPPAKNISGQTALVTGGANGLGQAIAIALAKEGCNVAVADVDEVNGRETVAKLRRYNVSAVAYKVDVSDYEAVRQLGRDIERDLGPVDILVNNAGILPTSFSQDGLPSHCKRTMEVNVLSGFWTTQVFIDSMVRRRKGHIVAISSLAGYVAPGWAKTYATTKFAIRGFMDALEDDLYLRGQSEHVRTTTIFPQAFNTRKQAISVLKASSGLTRLPIYEPSALGETVVNAIKTNQRKVVVPETVKPYLLAIFENMPIKVRQLLTKTLAQGEVKLLD, encoded by the exons ATGGTCGATAACGCTGACGTTAGCCCGTACCGGTGGGCCGATCCGGTTCCGCTAAAAACGAGCGTCCAGCGTGCCCGGGAACTGTTCGAGCTGGTGCTCAACGTCGTGCTGTTCTTGTTCGAATCCGTGCCCCTCTGGTGGGAGGCACTGGTCGGGTGCTTTGTGGCCCCGCCCGCCAAGAACATTTCCGGCCAGACGGCTCTGGTGACGGGCGGTGCGAACGGACTCGGGCAAGCGATTGCGATCGCACTGGCGAAGGAGGGTTGCAACGTGGCCGTGGCGGATGTGGACGAAGTGAACGGGCGGGAAACGGTGGCCAAACTGCGCCGCTACAATGTGTCCGCCGTGGCATATAAG gTTGATGTATCGGACTACGAAGCCGTGCGGCAGCTTGGACGGGACATCGAGCGCGACCTCGGCCCGGTAGACATCCTGGTCAATAATGCCGGAATACTTCCCACAAGCTTCTCCCAGGACGGCTTGCCTTCGCACTGCAAACGTACCATGGAAGTGAACGTACTTTCCGGATTCTGG ACGACACAAGTCTTCATCGACAGCATGGTCCGCCGGAGAAAGGGTCACATCGTGGCGATCAGTTCGCTCGCTGGTTACGTTGCGCCCGGGTGGGCGAAAACGTACGCCACGACCAAGTTTGCCATCCGCGGTTTTATGGATGCCCTCGAGGACGATCTGTACCTGCGCGGACAGTCGGAGCACGTGCGCACTACGACCATCTTCCCGCAGGCCTTTAACACACGCAAACAGGCCATCAGTGTGCTGAAGGCCTCTTC CGGACTTACTCGTCTTCCGATCTACGAACCGAGCGCATTAGGAGAGACCGTTGTAAATGCGATCAAAACCAACCAGCGCAAGGTTGTGGTGCCAGAAACAGTGAAACCCTACCTGCTGGCCATCTTCGA GAACATGCCGATCAAGGTACGACAATTGCTAACGAAAACATTGGCGCAGGGTGAAGTTAAACTTTTAGATTGA